In Streptomyces ambofaciens ATCC 23877, a single genomic region encodes these proteins:
- a CDS encoding cytochrome P450: MSAAQQVPDILSAEFAANPYPAYRAMREGAPLFWHEATRSWIVSRYEDVERVFKDRDGQFTTENYDWQIEPVHGRTILQLSGREHAVRRALVAPAFRGTDLQERFLPVIERNSRELIDAFRYTGRADLVSDYATRFPVNVIADMLGLDKADHDRFHGWYTSVIAFLGNLAGDPEIAAAGARTRVEFAEYMFPVIQERRENPGDDLLSTLCAAEVDGVRMSDEDIKAFCSLLLAAGGETTDKAIASIFANLLAHPDQLAAVREDRTLIARAFAETLRHTPPVHMIMRQSATEVELSGGTVPAGATVTCLIGSANRDESRYHDPDRFDILRDDLTTTTAFSAAADHVAFALGRHFCVGALLAKAEVEIGVGQLLDAMPDLTPADGFDAVERGVFTRGPQSLPVRFTPRAD, encoded by the coding sequence ATGTCCGCCGCCCAGCAGGTCCCCGACATCCTCTCCGCCGAGTTCGCGGCGAACCCCTATCCGGCCTACCGCGCGATGCGGGAGGGTGCGCCGCTCTTCTGGCACGAGGCCACGCGGAGCTGGATCGTCTCGCGCTACGAGGACGTGGAACGCGTCTTCAAGGACCGGGACGGGCAGTTCACGACCGAGAACTACGACTGGCAGATCGAGCCCGTGCACGGCAGGACGATCCTGCAGCTCAGCGGTCGTGAGCACGCGGTCCGGCGGGCGCTGGTCGCCCCCGCCTTCCGCGGCACCGATCTCCAGGAGCGCTTCCTGCCCGTGATCGAGCGCAACTCCCGGGAGCTCATCGACGCGTTCCGGTACACCGGCCGGGCCGATCTGGTGAGCGACTACGCGACCCGCTTCCCCGTCAACGTCATCGCGGACATGCTGGGGCTGGACAAGGCCGACCACGACCGCTTCCACGGCTGGTACACGTCCGTCATCGCCTTCCTCGGCAACCTCGCGGGCGACCCCGAGATCGCGGCGGCCGGTGCGCGTACCCGGGTGGAGTTCGCCGAGTACATGTTCCCGGTCATCCAGGAGCGTCGTGAGAACCCGGGCGACGACCTGCTGTCCACCCTGTGTGCCGCCGAGGTCGACGGGGTCAGGATGAGCGACGAGGACATCAAGGCCTTCTGCAGCCTGCTGCTCGCGGCCGGCGGCGAGACGACGGACAAGGCGATCGCGAGCATCTTCGCCAACCTGCTGGCCCACCCGGACCAGTTGGCGGCCGTGCGCGAGGACCGGACCCTGATCGCCCGGGCCTTCGCCGAGACGCTCCGCCACACCCCGCCCGTCCACATGATCATGCGCCAGTCGGCGACCGAGGTCGAGCTCAGCGGCGGCACCGTCCCGGCGGGCGCCACCGTCACCTGCCTCATCGGCTCGGCCAACCGCGACGAGAGCCGCTACCACGACCCGGACCGCTTCGACATCCTGCGCGACGACCTGACCACGACGACCGCCTTCTCGGCCGCCGCCGACCACGTCGCCTTCGCCCTCGGCCGTCACTTCTGCGTCGGGGCGCTGCTGGCGAAGGCAGAGGTGGAGATCGGAGTGGGCCAGCTTCTGGACGCCATGCCCGATCTGACGCCCGCCGACGGGTTCGACGCGGTGGAGCGGGGCGTGTTCACCCGGGGCCCGCAGTCGCTGCCGGTCCGGTTCACACCCCGAGCGGACTGA
- the rpmG gene encoding 50S ribosomal protein L33, with product MARSTARPVVKLRSTAGTGVTYVTRKNRLNDPDRLVLRKYDPVAGEHVPFREER from the coding sequence ATGGCACGCAGCACCGCACGCCCGGTCGTCAAGCTGAGGTCGACGGCGGGCACCGGCGTCACCTACGTGACGCGCAAGAATCGGCTGAACGACCCCGACCGGCTCGTCCTGCGCAAGTACGACCCGGTGGCGGGGGAGCACGTTCCGTTCCGCGAGGAACGCTGA
- the ykgO gene encoding type B 50S ribosomal protein L36: MKVRKSLRALKARPGAQVVRRRGVTYVINRRDPRFKARQG; this comes from the coding sequence ATGAAGGTGCGTAAGTCCTTGCGCGCGTTGAAGGCCAGGCCCGGCGCACAGGTGGTGCGTCGCCGCGGCGTGACCTATGTGATCAACAGGCGGGATCCGCGCTTCAAGGCCCGCCAGGGCTGA
- a CDS encoding polyprenyl synthetase family protein, with protein sequence MSEQPLDRAARCARRFDVLFAEYFETLSATLEAPSFSRFTPECLELLRDLSLRGGKRMRVVLLHEAARLVRDEPVDGLDAAALSIELLQTHGLVHDDLIDDSATRRGGPTTYHAYRERFPRHPQAALGLTVLAGDLALALSLRVLLDAELPVEVRQAMVEVQTRAATDTFVGQIADLERDFAPAVPDDDVLHDVADHKSARYSVLAPLYLGLLAAGEQPAAFEEELRRYARLVGICGQMRDDYLDLFGDAAAMGKPTGTDLREGRRSYTVARLLSAVSGAERVLVEGALGDRACTPETVAAVREIGERRGVASRMRADMRRYAEQAGQVAAGWRPRWREDAVGFFERLPMWSVERAG encoded by the coding sequence ATGTCCGAGCAGCCGCTGGACCGTGCCGCCCGGTGCGCGCGCCGGTTCGACGTGCTCTTCGCGGAGTACTTCGAGACGCTGAGCGCGACGCTGGAGGCGCCGTCGTTCAGCCGGTTCACCCCGGAGTGCCTGGAACTGCTGCGCGACCTGTCCCTGCGGGGCGGCAAGCGGATGCGGGTCGTGCTGCTGCACGAGGCCGCGCGCCTGGTGCGGGACGAGCCCGTCGACGGACTGGACGCCGCCGCGCTGAGCATCGAGCTGCTGCAGACCCACGGCCTGGTGCACGACGACCTCATCGACGACAGCGCCACCCGCCGGGGCGGACCGACCACCTACCACGCCTACCGGGAGCGGTTCCCCCGGCACCCGCAGGCCGCGCTCGGGCTCACCGTCCTCGCGGGAGACCTCGCGCTCGCCCTCTCCCTGCGCGTGCTGCTGGACGCCGAGCTCCCGGTCGAGGTGCGGCAGGCCATGGTGGAGGTCCAGACACGCGCCGCGACCGACACCTTCGTGGGGCAGATCGCCGACCTGGAGCGCGACTTCGCCCCCGCGGTCCCGGACGACGACGTCCTGCACGACGTGGCCGACCACAAGTCCGCCCGCTACTCGGTCCTCGCCCCGCTGTACCTCGGGCTCCTGGCCGCGGGCGAACAGCCGGCCGCCTTCGAGGAGGAGTTGCGTCGCTACGCGCGCCTGGTCGGCATCTGCGGCCAGATGCGCGACGACTACCTGGACCTGTTCGGCGACGCGGCCGCCATGGGCAAGCCGACGGGCACCGACCTCCGCGAGGGCAGGCGCAGTTACACCGTCGCCCGCCTGTTGTCCGCGGTGAGCGGCGCCGAGCGCGTCCTCGTGGAAGGGGCCCTCGGGGACCGGGCCTGCACACCGGAGACCGTCGCCGCCGTACGGGAGATCGGGGAGCGTCGCGGCGTGGCTTCCCGCATGCGGGCGGACATGCGACGCTACGCCGAGCAGGCCGGCCAGGTGGCCGCGGGCTGGCGTCCGCGGTGGCGCGAGGACGCGGTCGGCTTCTTCGAGCGGCTGCCGATGTGGAGCGTCGAGCGGGCCGGGTGA
- a CDS encoding polyprenyl synthetase family protein, whose translation MTDRWDPAAFKVRVDGVLRSYVDEEAGHLVAVDDALAPVAEQLRGAAGHGKRLRAAFCYWGWRAAGQPDDDALVRAAAAMELVHAAAIVHDDLIDDSPLRHGLPTAHVALEAVLARDGRRRPRAAARSLAMLVGDHLMALAGQLFAGSGLPAAYLARARGLWAELARELVAGECLEILHTGGRPDTGTSLKVVRYKTAKYTVEHPLLIGGLLAGAGPGLREAYSAYGLPLGEAFQLRDDLLGLFGDPERTGKAGLDDLRTHRPTALLAETWEAADASQRERLRGVLGRSDLDETHLREVRALMRELKAPQRVERMIGARVERATRALDSADTPPHARRVLYALAQQATDRIH comes from the coding sequence ATGACTGACCGCTGGGACCCGGCCGCCTTCAAGGTCCGTGTCGACGGCGTACTGCGGAGCTACGTGGACGAGGAGGCCGGTCACCTGGTGGCCGTCGACGACGCCCTCGCCCCCGTGGCCGAGCAGCTGCGCGGCGCCGCCGGGCACGGCAAGCGACTGCGAGCCGCCTTCTGCTACTGGGGCTGGCGAGCGGCCGGACAGCCCGACGACGACGCGCTGGTGCGAGCGGCGGCCGCCATGGAACTGGTGCACGCCGCGGCGATCGTCCACGACGACCTCATCGACGACAGCCCGCTGCGGCACGGTCTGCCCACCGCCCACGTCGCCCTGGAAGCCGTACTGGCCCGGGACGGCCGCCGTCGGCCCCGCGCCGCCGCCCGGTCCCTGGCCATGCTGGTGGGCGATCACCTGATGGCCCTCGCGGGGCAGCTGTTCGCCGGCAGCGGCCTTCCCGCCGCCTACCTCGCCCGTGCCCGGGGTCTGTGGGCCGAGCTCGCCCGGGAACTCGTCGCCGGTGAGTGCCTGGAGATCCTGCACACCGGCGGACGACCGGACACCGGGACCTCGCTCAAGGTGGTCCGGTACAAGACCGCCAAGTACACCGTCGAACACCCCCTGCTCATCGGCGGCCTGCTCGCCGGCGCCGGCCCCGGACTGCGGGAGGCCTACTCCGCCTACGGCCTGCCGCTCGGCGAGGCGTTCCAGCTCCGCGACGACCTGCTCGGTCTGTTCGGGGACCCGGAGCGCACCGGCAAGGCGGGCCTGGACGACCTGCGGACCCACCGGCCCACCGCCCTGCTGGCCGAGACCTGGGAGGCCGCCGACGCCTCCCAGCGGGAGCGGTTGCGCGGCGTGCTGGGCCGCAGCGACCTGGACGAGACGCACCTGCGCGAGGTGCGCGCCCTCATGCGGGAGCTGAAGGCCCCGCAACGCGTCGAGCGGATGATCGGCGCCCGCGTGGAACGGGCCACCCGCGCCCTGGACTCCGCCGACACGCCACCGCACGCGCGCCGGGTGCTGTACGCCCTCGCCCAGCAGGCCACCGACCGCATCCACTGA
- a CDS encoding oxygenase MpaB family protein, translated as MTYTETSMDALRRSGDDLADAVVATLFERGEVGKFNSLMRYVSTAGQALPDGLPGVAREYLRVTGAPPDWVDWSEMERARLFFIDNNVHISTALSFASMPACYVVPHVARLLSATHGLSYPSKRMAETGQFTVYLMQPDAFEAGGRFIPAAQKVRLLHAAIRHHLKREDRWDTDALGVPICQEDMIGGQMFFSLLVLDSLHRLGIHMSAEGADAYFYAWRVVGAMLGVDQTAVPGTLDEARQFLDLYMLRHMGPSEEGAHLTRQLIDLYEEVVPGTLFDPVVSALIRYLVGDTCADWLEVPRTTWDTLVKATPHLLGVLETIEDRSPLGAWALDRIGHLTTVLELSSLTRGRVMHYAVPEQLRKDYGLSGAAARTRRWTPPPATVS; from the coding sequence ATGACCTACACCGAGACCTCGATGGACGCCCTGCGCCGCAGCGGCGACGACCTGGCCGACGCCGTCGTGGCCACCCTGTTCGAGCGCGGCGAGGTCGGCAAGTTCAACTCCCTGATGCGCTACGTCTCCACCGCCGGCCAGGCCCTGCCGGACGGCCTGCCCGGGGTGGCCAGGGAGTACCTGCGAGTGACCGGCGCCCCGCCCGACTGGGTGGACTGGAGCGAGATGGAGAGGGCCCGCCTCTTCTTCATCGACAACAACGTGCACATCTCCACCGCGTTGTCCTTCGCCTCCATGCCCGCCTGCTACGTCGTCCCGCACGTGGCCCGGCTGCTGTCGGCCACCCACGGACTGAGCTACCCCTCCAAACGCATGGCGGAGACCGGCCAGTTCACCGTCTACCTGATGCAACCGGACGCCTTCGAGGCCGGGGGCCGCTTCATCCCGGCCGCCCAGAAGGTGCGTCTGCTGCACGCCGCCATCCGCCACCACCTGAAGCGGGAGGACCGCTGGGACACCGATGCCCTGGGCGTACCGATCTGCCAGGAGGACATGATCGGCGGGCAGATGTTCTTCTCCCTGCTGGTCCTGGACAGCCTGCACCGTCTCGGTATCCACATGTCGGCCGAAGGGGCGGACGCGTACTTCTACGCCTGGCGCGTGGTCGGTGCCATGCTCGGTGTCGACCAGACGGCCGTCCCCGGCACGCTCGACGAGGCGCGCCAGTTCCTTGACCTGTACATGCTGCGCCACATGGGCCCCTCCGAGGAGGGCGCCCATCTGACGCGGCAGTTGATCGACCTGTACGAGGAAGTCGTCCCGGGCACCCTCTTCGACCCGGTGGTCTCCGCCCTGATCCGCTACCTCGTCGGGGACACGTGCGCCGACTGGCTGGAAGTTCCCCGCACCACCTGGGACACGCTGGTGAAGGCCACTCCGCACCTGCTGGGCGTCCTGGAGACGATCGAGGACCGCTCACCGCTGGGCGCGTGGGCGCTGGACCGGATCGGCCACCTCACCACGGTCCTCGAACTGTCCTCCCTCACCCGCGGACGCGTCATGCACTACGCCGTTCCCGAACAACTGAGGAAGGATTACGGACTCTCGGGCGCCGCGGCCCGCACCCGGCGCTGGACGCCGCCGCCCGCCACCGTCTCCTGA
- a CDS encoding DUF350 domain-containing protein, translating into MSDIVNGLGRAAAYGGLGLVLLVLGIVLVDVLTPGKLGRQIWEQRNRNAAMVLSSALLGIGGIVFTSIWTTYEDFGKGLVSTAAFGLLGLVMMALAFLVVDLITPGRLGATLVEPEPHPAVWVTASCNLAVSAVISASIA; encoded by the coding sequence ATGAGCGACATCGTCAACGGACTCGGCCGTGCCGCCGCCTACGGCGGCCTCGGCCTGGTCCTCCTGGTCCTCGGCATCGTCCTCGTGGACGTGCTGACGCCCGGGAAGCTCGGCCGGCAGATCTGGGAACAGCGCAACCGCAACGCGGCGATGGTGCTCAGTTCCGCGCTGCTCGGCATCGGCGGCATCGTGTTCACGTCCATCTGGACGACGTACGAGGACTTCGGCAAGGGGCTGGTGTCCACCGCGGCGTTCGGACTGCTGGGGCTCGTGATGATGGCCCTGGCATTCCTCGTGGTCGACCTCATCACCCCGGGGCGGCTGGGCGCGACGCTGGTCGAGCCGGAGCCCCACCCCGCGGTGTGGGTCACGGCGTCCTGCAACCTCGCCGTCTCCGCGGTCATATCGGCCTCCATCGCCTGA
- a CDS encoding DUF475 domain-containing protein encodes MLVKTFRWAFAVTALGLAAGVLYEGWTAFGLVAILAVLEVSLSFDNAVINAGILKKMSAFWQKIFLTVGIVIAVFGMRLVFPVVIVAVSARLSPWSAVHLALTDKERYQELVTDAHPSIAAFGGMFLLMIFLDFVLEDREIKWLGPLERALAKLGKVDMLSVCVALIVLLVSAITFGAHAHQHGGIHADKAETVLLAGIGGLITYMVVGGLSGFFEDRLEREEERERDAETAAARSGGNRSAVALTGKAAFFMFLYLEVLDASFSFDGVIGAFAITNDIVLMALGLGIGAMYVRSLTVYLVRQGTLDDYVYLEHGAHYAIGALAVILLVTIEYEINEVVTGLIGVVLIGASFWSSVRRNRALAAGS; translated from the coding sequence GTGCTTGTGAAGACGTTCCGTTGGGCCTTCGCCGTCACCGCCCTGGGCCTGGCCGCGGGAGTGCTGTACGAGGGGTGGACCGCCTTCGGCCTCGTCGCGATCCTCGCCGTGCTGGAGGTCTCCCTGTCCTTCGACAACGCGGTGATCAATGCCGGAATCCTGAAGAAGATGAGTGCCTTCTGGCAGAAGATCTTCCTCACCGTCGGCATCGTGATCGCCGTCTTCGGCATGCGCCTGGTCTTCCCCGTCGTCATCGTGGCGGTCAGTGCCCGGCTGAGCCCGTGGTCCGCGGTGCACCTGGCGCTCACGGACAAGGAGCGCTACCAGGAGCTGGTGACGGACGCCCATCCGTCGATCGCCGCCTTCGGTGGCATGTTCCTCCTGATGATCTTCCTCGACTTCGTCCTGGAGGACCGGGAGATCAAGTGGCTCGGTCCGCTGGAGCGCGCGCTGGCCAAGCTCGGCAAGGTGGACATGCTGTCGGTCTGCGTCGCACTGATCGTGCTGCTGGTCTCCGCGATCACCTTCGGTGCCCACGCCCACCAGCACGGCGGCATCCACGCCGACAAGGCGGAGACGGTGCTCCTCGCCGGTATCGGCGGTCTGATCACGTACATGGTCGTCGGCGGTCTCTCCGGCTTCTTCGAGGACAGGCTCGAACGGGAGGAGGAGCGTGAGCGTGACGCCGAGACAGCGGCGGCGCGTTCCGGCGGGAACCGTTCGGCCGTCGCCCTCACCGGCAAGGCCGCGTTCTTCATGTTCCTCTACCTGGAGGTCCTGGACGCGTCGTTCTCCTTCGACGGCGTCATCGGCGCCTTCGCCATCACCAACGACATCGTCCTGATGGCCCTCGGCCTCGGCATCGGCGCCATGTACGTCCGGTCGCTCACCGTCTACCTGGTCCGCCAGGGCACCCTCGACGACTACGTGTACCTGGAGCACGGCGCCCACTACGCCATCGGCGCCCTCGCCGTCATCCTCCTGGTCACCATCGAGTACGAGATCAACGAGGTCGTCACCGGCCTCATCGGCGTCGTCCTGATCGGCGCCTCCTTCTGGTCCTCCGTCCGCCGCAACCGCGCCCTCGCGGCCGGCTCCTGA
- a CDS encoding Fur family transcriptional regulator, giving the protein MTASPDTAVASELRGAGLRVTAARVALLETVRRGGHLDAEAIAAGVRRRVGHVSLQAVYEALHALTAAGLVRRIQPPGGPARFEGRVGDNHHHVLCRSCGALADVDCAVGEAPCLTASDDHGFAIDEAEVIYRGLCPDCSTPGSTPAP; this is encoded by the coding sequence ATGACCGCATCCCCGGATACGGCCGTCGCCTCCGAGCTGCGCGGGGCCGGTCTACGCGTGACCGCAGCCCGCGTCGCGTTGCTCGAGACCGTCCGGCGGGGCGGTCACCTCGACGCCGAGGCGATCGCCGCCGGTGTACGCCGGCGCGTGGGCCACGTCTCCCTGCAAGCCGTGTACGAGGCGTTGCACGCGCTCACCGCGGCGGGACTCGTGCGCCGCATCCAGCCGCCCGGCGGCCCGGCGCGGTTCGAGGGGCGGGTGGGGGACAACCACCACCACGTCCTGTGCCGGTCCTGCGGCGCCCTCGCCGACGTCGACTGCGCCGTCGGCGAGGCGCCTTGTCTGACCGCCTCCGACGACCACGGCTTCGCGATAGACGAGGCCGAGGTCATCTACCGGGGCCTGTGCCCCGACTGCTCCACCCCCGGCAGTACCCCAGCACCTTGA
- the katG gene encoding catalase/peroxidase HPI: MSENHDAIVTDAKTEEAGGCPVAHGRAPHPTQGGGNRQWWPERLNLKILAKNPAVANPLGDGFDYAEAFGSLDLPAVKRDIAEVLTTSQDWWPADFGHYGPLMIRMAWHSAGTYRISDGRGGAGAGQQRFAPLNSWPDNGNLDKARRLLWPVKKKYGQSLSWADLLILTGNVALEQMGFETFGFAGGRADVWEAEEDVYWGPETTWLDDRRYSGDRELENPLGAVQMGLIYVNPEGPNGNPDPIAAARDIRETFGRMAMNDEETVALIAGGHTFGKTHGAGPADHVGDDPEAASMEEQGLGWRNSFGTGKGGDAITSGLEVTWTSTPTRWSNGFFKNLFEFEYELEQSPAGANQWVAKDAPEIVPDAHDPSKKHRPKMLTTDLSLRYDPIYEPISRRFYENPEEFADAFARAWYKLTHRDMGPKSLYLGPEVPEETLLWQDPLPEADGEPVDAEDVATLKTKLLESGLSVSQLVSTAWASASTFRGSDKRGGANGARIRLEPQRGWEVNEPDELAQVLRVLEGIQQEFNSGTKKVSLADLIVLGGTAAVEKAAKEAGFQVQVPFTAGRVDATEEHTDAESFEALEPVADGFRNYLGKGNRLPAEYLLLDRANLLTLSAPEMTVLVGGLRVLGANYQKSPLGAFTRTPGSLTNDFFVNLLDLGVTWKSTSEDQTTFEGRDAATGEVKWAGSRADLVFGSNSELRALAEVYASDDAKEKFVHDFVDAWVKVMNLDRFDLV; encoded by the coding sequence ATGTCCGAGAACCACGACGCCATCGTGACCGACGCGAAAACCGAGGAGGCCGGTGGTTGCCCGGTCGCCCACGGACGCGCCCCGCACCCCACCCAGGGGGGCGGAAACCGCCAGTGGTGGCCGGAGCGGCTCAACCTGAAGATCCTCGCCAAGAACCCCGCGGTGGCCAACCCGCTGGGTGACGGGTTCGACTACGCCGAGGCGTTCGGTTCGCTCGACCTGCCGGCCGTGAAGCGCGACATCGCCGAGGTGCTCACCACCTCGCAGGACTGGTGGCCCGCCGACTTCGGCCACTACGGCCCGCTGATGATCCGCATGGCCTGGCACAGCGCGGGCACCTACCGCATCAGCGACGGCCGCGGCGGCGCCGGCGCCGGACAGCAGCGCTTCGCCCCGCTCAACAGCTGGCCCGACAACGGCAACCTCGACAAGGCCCGCCGCCTGCTGTGGCCGGTCAAGAAGAAGTACGGCCAGAGCCTGTCCTGGGCCGACCTGCTGATCCTCACCGGCAACGTCGCCCTGGAGCAGATGGGCTTCGAGACCTTCGGCTTCGCCGGCGGCCGCGCCGACGTGTGGGAGGCCGAGGAGGACGTCTACTGGGGTCCCGAGACCACCTGGCTCGACGACCGGCGCTACAGCGGCGACCGCGAGCTGGAGAACCCGCTCGGCGCGGTCCAGATGGGCCTGATCTACGTCAACCCCGAGGGCCCCAACGGCAACCCGGACCCGATCGCCGCCGCCCGCGACATCCGCGAGACGTTCGGCCGCATGGCGATGAACGACGAGGAGACCGTCGCGCTGATCGCCGGCGGCCACACCTTCGGCAAGACCCACGGCGCCGGCCCGGCCGACCACGTCGGCGACGACCCCGAGGCCGCCTCCATGGAGGAGCAGGGCCTGGGCTGGCGGAACAGCTTCGGCACGGGCAAGGGCGGGGACGCCATCACCTCCGGCCTGGAGGTCACCTGGACGTCCACCCCGACCCGGTGGAGCAACGGGTTCTTCAAGAACCTCTTCGAGTTCGAGTACGAGCTCGAGCAGAGCCCGGCCGGTGCGAACCAGTGGGTGGCCAAGGACGCCCCGGAGATCGTCCCCGACGCGCACGACCCGTCGAAGAAGCACCGTCCGAAGATGCTCACCACCGACCTCTCGCTGCGCTACGACCCGATCTACGAGCCGATCTCCCGCCGGTTCTACGAGAACCCCGAGGAGTTCGCGGACGCCTTCGCCCGCGCCTGGTACAAGCTGACCCACCGTGACATGGGCCCGAAGTCCCTCTACCTCGGCCCGGAGGTGCCCGAGGAGACCCTGCTCTGGCAGGACCCGCTGCCGGAGGCCGACGGCGAGCCCGTCGACGCCGAGGACGTCGCCACCCTGAAGACCAAGCTCCTCGAGTCCGGCCTGTCCGTCTCGCAGCTGGTGTCCACCGCGTGGGCCTCGGCGTCCACCTTCCGCGGCAGCGACAAGCGCGGCGGTGCCAACGGCGCCCGCATCCGCCTGGAGCCGCAGCGCGGCTGGGAGGTCAACGAGCCCGACGAGCTGGCGCAGGTCCTGCGGGTCCTGGAGGGCATCCAGCAGGAGTTCAACTCCGGCACGAAGAAGGTCTCCCTGGCCGACCTGATCGTCCTCGGTGGCACCGCCGCCGTGGAGAAGGCCGCCAAGGAGGCCGGCTTCCAGGTGCAGGTCCCCTTCACCGCGGGCCGGGTGGACGCCACGGAGGAGCACACCGACGCCGAGTCGTTCGAGGCGCTGGAGCCGGTCGCCGACGGGTTCCGCAACTACCTCGGCAAGGGCAACCGCCTGCCGGCCGAGTACCTGCTGCTCGACCGGGCGAACCTGCTCACCCTGAGCGCGCCCGAGATGACCGTCCTCGTCGGTGGCCTGCGGGTCCTGGGCGCCAACTACCAGAAGTCCCCGCTCGGTGCCTTCACCCGGACGCCGGGCTCGCTGACCAACGACTTCTTCGTGAACCTGCTCGACCTGGGCGTCACCTGGAAGTCGACGTCCGAGGACCAGACCACGTTCGAGGGCCGTGACGCCGCCACCGGCGAGGTCAAGTGGGCCGGCAGCCGCGCCGACCTGGTCTTCGGCTCCAACTCCGAACTGCGGGCGCTCGCCGAGGTCTACGCGAGCGACGACGCCAAGGAGAAGTTCGTGCACGACTTCGTCGACGCCTGGGTCAAGGTCATGAACCTCGACCGCTTCGACCTGGTCTGA
- a CDS encoding GlxA family transcriptional regulator, whose translation MSDERGRAPHRVVVFVRPGLLPMELGIVHRLFGTAADEDGRPLYSVLTCATAPGEVATDTDFSVHVPHGPKVLESADTVVVPAAVEDYGPQRRGRLAAPVRAALERVPASARLASICTGSFVLAATGALEGRRATTHWKSCAELASLYPEVDVDPDVLYTDDRGVLTSAGVAAGIDLCLHMIREDHGVEVANRVARGTVVPPHREGGQAQYVDRPAPQADGASTAAARTYALQRLGEPLTLEDLARQAAMSVRTLNRRFRQETGVTPMQWLGRQRLDYARRLLERSDEPVDRIAARAGFGTGTAMRQHFREALGVSPRAYRNTFRGTA comes from the coding sequence ATGAGTGATGAGCGAGGACGGGCGCCGCACCGGGTGGTGGTGTTCGTGCGTCCCGGGTTGCTGCCGATGGAACTGGGGATCGTGCACCGCCTCTTCGGGACGGCCGCCGACGAGGACGGACGGCCGTTGTACTCGGTCCTCACGTGCGCGACCGCGCCGGGCGAGGTCGCCACCGACACGGACTTCAGCGTGCACGTCCCGCACGGGCCGAAGGTCCTGGAGAGCGCCGACACGGTGGTGGTACCGGCGGCCGTGGAGGACTACGGGCCGCAGCGGCGGGGGCGGCTGGCCGCTCCGGTGCGGGCGGCCCTGGAGCGGGTTCCGGCCTCGGCCCGGCTGGCGTCCATCTGCACCGGCTCCTTCGTGCTGGCCGCGACCGGCGCGCTGGAGGGGCGTCGGGCCACGACGCACTGGAAGTCGTGCGCCGAACTGGCCTCGCTGTATCCGGAGGTGGACGTCGATCCGGACGTGCTCTACACGGACGACCGCGGCGTGCTCACCTCGGCCGGCGTCGCCGCCGGGATCGATCTGTGCCTGCACATGATCCGCGAGGACCACGGTGTGGAGGTCGCGAACCGGGTGGCGCGCGGGACCGTGGTGCCACCGCACCGCGAGGGGGGCCAGGCGCAGTACGTCGACCGGCCGGCCCCGCAGGCCGACGGCGCCTCCACGGCCGCCGCCCGCACCTACGCGCTCCAGCGGCTGGGCGAGCCGCTCACCCTGGAGGACCTCGCACGGCAGGCGGCGATGAGCGTGCGGACCCTCAACCGGCGCTTCCGGCAGGAGACCGGGGTGACGCCCATGCAGTGGCTCGGCCGGCAGCGACTCGACTACGCACGGCGGCTGCTGGAGCGCAGCGACGAGCCGGTCGACCGCATCGCCGCCCGCGCCGGGTTCGGCACCGGGACGGCGATGCGCCAGCATTTCCGCGAGGCGCTGGGTGTGTCGCCGCGGGCGTACCGCAACACCTTCCGCGGGACGGCGTAG